From one Ctenopharyngodon idella isolate HZGC_01 chromosome 15, HZGC01, whole genome shotgun sequence genomic stretch:
- the LOC127495668 gene encoding NACHT, LRR and PYD domains-containing protein 3-like isoform X1 has translation MDHSEMDTAFYIGDDQKYPVSPQKINMPSTLSMERNYSPIVSDVHQSTSDSVVASNASCCDEHSLNVPLHFKETSPLDLRLIRSITSESELSMTSIKSDMTLTPEPESHDIFTLACSPACGEIKACDVFKSKLKTMFQCLPGEVSTRGQPKPLSEIYTELYITEGGNGELNNEHEIRCIETACRRATTEDRPINLNDIFKLLPGQDQPIRTVLTKGVAGIGKTVSVQKFILDWAEENANQDIYLIFPLPFRELNLLKDKTFSLKDLLQFFMGTKQLEISPNEGKIIFIFDGLDECRLSLDFQNNVRLCDVTESASVDVLLTNLIVGNLLPAALIWITSRPAAADLIPSECVDRVTEVRGFSDPQKEEYFRKRIKDQSVANKIISHLKSSRSLYIMCHIPVFCWISATVLEKMLNGEESGEIPKTLTQMYTHFLILQMSTTHEKAYEIKVNDEDMILKLGKLAFQQLETGNLIFYAEDLRECGINVTEATVYSGLFTQIFREESGVGQRKVYCFVHQSIQEYLAALYVHLSFIMGNINMLSSITTESCFSLQRVFSDFCVRKVSMFEMHQCSMKKALKSANGHLDLFLRFLLGLSLETNQILLQGLRMETRISSYDNKKICAYIRKMILKYPSPQRSINLFHCLNELNNDSLVADIQHYLKLGTMRGKILLPSQWSALTFLILISEQNLDVFDLGKYAEERRVTDSVLLRLLPVIEASRVAELYKGKLTYKCCGALASALSSKSSCLRELDLGQNDLKDSGVQLLCAGLKNSHCKLETLRLNDCSLTEKCCADLSSVLSSESSSLTVLDLSENRLQNSGVKLLSSGLASPHCKVMDLSLWNCDFTDEGCAALASALTSNPSHLIDLSLSGNEIGDSGVKLFSRVLENPACKLETLWLKSCGTTYEGCEALVTALRSNPSHLKVLSLYGNEIGTSGAKLLTALKDNDKYKLDTIEYGSAIENT, from the exons ATGGACCATTCAGAGATGGATACAGCTTTTTATATTGGAG ACGACCAGAAATATCCAGTATCACCACAGAAGATAAATATGCCATCCACTCTAAGCATGGAAAGAAATTACTCACCCATTGTCTCAGATG tTCATCAGAGCACATCAGACTCTGTGGTGGCTTCCAATGCATCCTGTTGTGATGAACATTCTTTAAATGTTCCACTGCACTTTAAAGAAACTTCTCCTCTTGATCTCAG actaATCCGGAGCATAACTTCAGAATCTGAGCTCAGCATGACTTCCATCAAGAGTGACATGACACTGACACCTGAACCGGAATCTCATGATATATTCACTTTGGCATGCAG TCCAGCATGTGGAGAAATCAAAGCCTGTGATGTCTTCAAGTCAAAACTTAAGACGATGTTTCAGTGTCTGCCAGGTGAGGTATCAACACGTGGACAGCCAAAGCCTCTTAGTGAGATCTACACTGAGCTCTACATCACAGAGGGTGGAAATGGAGAGCTCAATAATGAACATGAAATCAGATGTATTGAAACAGCATGTAGGAGAGCAACGACAGAGGACAGACCAATTAACCTGAATGACATCTTTAAACTTTTACCTGGACAAGATCAACCCATCAGAACTGTGCTGACTAAAGGAGTCgctggcattggaaaaacagtgtctgtgcagaagttcattctggactgggctgaagAGAATGCAAATCAGGACATCTACCTCATATTTCCACTTCCTTTCAGAGAGCTCAATTTGCTGAAGGACAAAACATTCAGTCTTAAAGATCTTCTACAGTTTTTCATGGGCACAAAACAACTGGAAATCTCTCCGAATGAAGGtaaaataattttcatcttTGATGGTTTAGATGAGTGTCGTCTGTCTCTGGATTTTCAGAACAACGTGAGGTTGTGCGATGTGACTGAATCAGCTTCAGTGGACGTGCTGCTGACGAACCTCATTGTGGGGAATCTGCTTCCcgctgctctcatctggatcacctccagaccagcagcagctgatCTCATCCCCTCTGAGTGTGTGGATCGAGTGACAGAGGTACGAGGCTTCAGTGACCCACAGAAGGAGGAATACTTCAGAAAGAGGATCAAAGATCAGAGTGTGGCCAATAAAATCATCTCACACCTAAAGTCATCGAGGAGCCTctacatcatgtgccacatcccagtgttctgctggatctcagccaCTGTTCTAGAGAAGATGTTGAATGGAGAAGAGAGTGGAGAGATTCCCAAGACTCTaactcaaatgtacacacacttcctgatcctTCAGATGAGCACTACACATGAGAAAGCCTATGAAATAAAAGTGAACGATGAAGACATGATCCTCAAACTGGGTAAACTGGCTTTCCAGCAGCTTGAGACAGGGAATTTAATCTTCTATGCTGAAGACCTGAGAGAGTGTGGCATTAATGTGACAGAAGCAACTGTGTACTCTGGGTTGTTTACCCAGATCTTCAGAGAAGAATCAGGAGTGGGCCAAAGGAAGGTGTACTGCTTTGTTCATCAGAGCATTCAGGAATATCTTGCAGCTCTGTATGTGCACCTATCTTTCATTATGGGAAACATTAATATGCTCAGTAGCATCACCACAGAATCTTGTTTCTCCTTACAAAGAGTTTTTAGTGACTTTTGTGTGAGAAAGGTGTCAATGTTTGAGATGCATCAGTGTTCCATGAAAAAGGCTCTGAAGAGTGCAAATGGACATTTGGACCTTTTTCTCCGTTTTCTTTTGGGCCTCTCATTGGAGACCAATCAGATACTACTGCAAGGCCTTCGTATGGAGACAAGAATCAGTTCTTACGACAACAAGAAAATTTGTGCTTATATCAGAAAGATGATTTTGAAATATCCCTCTCCACAGAGATCCATCAACTTGTTCCACTGTCTGAATGAATTGAACAATGATTCTCTGGTGGCAGACATCCAGCATTATCTGAAACTGGGAACTATGAGAGGAAAAATCCTTCTGCCATCTCAGTGGTCTGCTCTGACTTTTTTGATCCTGATTTCTGAGCAGAACCTGGATGTGTTTGATTTGGGAAAATATGCTGAAGAGCGTAGAGTCACAGACTCTGTTCTTTTGAGGCTGCTGCCTGTGATTGAGGCATCAAGAGTGGCTGA ACTTTATAAAGGTAAACTGACATACAAATGCTGTGGTGCCTTGGCCTCTGCTCTCAGCTCTAAGTCCTcatgtctgagagaactggaccTAGGACAGAATGACCTGAAGGACTCTGGAGTACAGCTGCTGTGTGCTGGGCTGAAGAATTCTCACTGTAAACTAGAGACACTCAG GCTGAATGACTGCAGTCTGACAGAGAAATGCTGTGCTGATCTTTCTTCAGTTCTTAGCTCAGAATCTTCAAGTCTGACGGTGCTGGATCTCAGTGAAAACAGACTGCAGAATTCAGGAGTTAAACTTCTTTCTTCTGGTTTGGCGAGTCCTCATTGTAAAGTGATGGACTTGAG TTTGTGGAACTGTGAtttcacagatgaaggttgtgctgctctggcttcagctctgacaTCAAACCCCTCCCACCTGATTGATCTGAGTCTGTCAGGAAATGAAATAGGAGACTCAGGTGTGAAGCTCTTTTCAAGAGTACTGGAAAATCCTGCATGCAAACTGGAAACTCTTTG GCTGAAGAGCTGTGGTACCACTTATGAAGGGTGTGAAGCTCTGGTCACAGCTCtcagatcaaacccctcacacctaaAAGTGCTGTCTCTCTATGGGAATGAGATTGGGACATCGGGAGCGAAGCTGCTAACCGCCTTGAAGGATAATGATAAATACAAACTGGATACCATAGA atatGGTTCAGCAATTGAGAACACCTGA
- the LOC127495668 gene encoding NACHT, LRR and PYD domains-containing protein 3-like isoform X2 produces the protein MIYSLWHAACGEIKACDVFKSKLKTMFQCLPGEVSTRGQPKPLSEIYTELYITEGGNGELNNEHEIRCIETACRRATTEDRPINLNDIFKLLPGQDQPIRTVLTKGVAGIGKTVSVQKFILDWAEENANQDIYLIFPLPFRELNLLKDKTFSLKDLLQFFMGTKQLEISPNEGKIIFIFDGLDECRLSLDFQNNVRLCDVTESASVDVLLTNLIVGNLLPAALIWITSRPAAADLIPSECVDRVTEVRGFSDPQKEEYFRKRIKDQSVANKIISHLKSSRSLYIMCHIPVFCWISATVLEKMLNGEESGEIPKTLTQMYTHFLILQMSTTHEKAYEIKVNDEDMILKLGKLAFQQLETGNLIFYAEDLRECGINVTEATVYSGLFTQIFREESGVGQRKVYCFVHQSIQEYLAALYVHLSFIMGNINMLSSITTESCFSLQRVFSDFCVRKVSMFEMHQCSMKKALKSANGHLDLFLRFLLGLSLETNQILLQGLRMETRISSYDNKKICAYIRKMILKYPSPQRSINLFHCLNELNNDSLVADIQHYLKLGTMRGKILLPSQWSALTFLILISEQNLDVFDLGKYAEERRVTDSVLLRLLPVIEASRVAELYKGKLTYKCCGALASALSSKSSCLRELDLGQNDLKDSGVQLLCAGLKNSHCKLETLRLNDCSLTEKCCADLSSVLSSESSSLTVLDLSENRLQNSGVKLLSSGLASPHCKVMDLSLWNCDFTDEGCAALASALTSNPSHLIDLSLSGNEIGDSGVKLFSRVLENPACKLETLWLKSCGTTYEGCEALVTALRSNPSHLKVLSLYGNEIGTSGAKLLTALKDNDKYKLDTIEYGSAIENT, from the exons ATGATATATTCACTTTGGCATGCAG CATGTGGAGAAATCAAAGCCTGTGATGTCTTCAAGTCAAAACTTAAGACGATGTTTCAGTGTCTGCCAGGTGAGGTATCAACACGTGGACAGCCAAAGCCTCTTAGTGAGATCTACACTGAGCTCTACATCACAGAGGGTGGAAATGGAGAGCTCAATAATGAACATGAAATCAGATGTATTGAAACAGCATGTAGGAGAGCAACGACAGAGGACAGACCAATTAACCTGAATGACATCTTTAAACTTTTACCTGGACAAGATCAACCCATCAGAACTGTGCTGACTAAAGGAGTCgctggcattggaaaaacagtgtctgtgcagaagttcattctggactgggctgaagAGAATGCAAATCAGGACATCTACCTCATATTTCCACTTCCTTTCAGAGAGCTCAATTTGCTGAAGGACAAAACATTCAGTCTTAAAGATCTTCTACAGTTTTTCATGGGCACAAAACAACTGGAAATCTCTCCGAATGAAGGtaaaataattttcatcttTGATGGTTTAGATGAGTGTCGTCTGTCTCTGGATTTTCAGAACAACGTGAGGTTGTGCGATGTGACTGAATCAGCTTCAGTGGACGTGCTGCTGACGAACCTCATTGTGGGGAATCTGCTTCCcgctgctctcatctggatcacctccagaccagcagcagctgatCTCATCCCCTCTGAGTGTGTGGATCGAGTGACAGAGGTACGAGGCTTCAGTGACCCACAGAAGGAGGAATACTTCAGAAAGAGGATCAAAGATCAGAGTGTGGCCAATAAAATCATCTCACACCTAAAGTCATCGAGGAGCCTctacatcatgtgccacatcccagtgttctgctggatctcagccaCTGTTCTAGAGAAGATGTTGAATGGAGAAGAGAGTGGAGAGATTCCCAAGACTCTaactcaaatgtacacacacttcctgatcctTCAGATGAGCACTACACATGAGAAAGCCTATGAAATAAAAGTGAACGATGAAGACATGATCCTCAAACTGGGTAAACTGGCTTTCCAGCAGCTTGAGACAGGGAATTTAATCTTCTATGCTGAAGACCTGAGAGAGTGTGGCATTAATGTGACAGAAGCAACTGTGTACTCTGGGTTGTTTACCCAGATCTTCAGAGAAGAATCAGGAGTGGGCCAAAGGAAGGTGTACTGCTTTGTTCATCAGAGCATTCAGGAATATCTTGCAGCTCTGTATGTGCACCTATCTTTCATTATGGGAAACATTAATATGCTCAGTAGCATCACCACAGAATCTTGTTTCTCCTTACAAAGAGTTTTTAGTGACTTTTGTGTGAGAAAGGTGTCAATGTTTGAGATGCATCAGTGTTCCATGAAAAAGGCTCTGAAGAGTGCAAATGGACATTTGGACCTTTTTCTCCGTTTTCTTTTGGGCCTCTCATTGGAGACCAATCAGATACTACTGCAAGGCCTTCGTATGGAGACAAGAATCAGTTCTTACGACAACAAGAAAATTTGTGCTTATATCAGAAAGATGATTTTGAAATATCCCTCTCCACAGAGATCCATCAACTTGTTCCACTGTCTGAATGAATTGAACAATGATTCTCTGGTGGCAGACATCCAGCATTATCTGAAACTGGGAACTATGAGAGGAAAAATCCTTCTGCCATCTCAGTGGTCTGCTCTGACTTTTTTGATCCTGATTTCTGAGCAGAACCTGGATGTGTTTGATTTGGGAAAATATGCTGAAGAGCGTAGAGTCACAGACTCTGTTCTTTTGAGGCTGCTGCCTGTGATTGAGGCATCAAGAGTGGCTGA ACTTTATAAAGGTAAACTGACATACAAATGCTGTGGTGCCTTGGCCTCTGCTCTCAGCTCTAAGTCCTcatgtctgagagaactggaccTAGGACAGAATGACCTGAAGGACTCTGGAGTACAGCTGCTGTGTGCTGGGCTGAAGAATTCTCACTGTAAACTAGAGACACTCAG GCTGAATGACTGCAGTCTGACAGAGAAATGCTGTGCTGATCTTTCTTCAGTTCTTAGCTCAGAATCTTCAAGTCTGACGGTGCTGGATCTCAGTGAAAACAGACTGCAGAATTCAGGAGTTAAACTTCTTTCTTCTGGTTTGGCGAGTCCTCATTGTAAAGTGATGGACTTGAG TTTGTGGAACTGTGAtttcacagatgaaggttgtgctgctctggcttcagctctgacaTCAAACCCCTCCCACCTGATTGATCTGAGTCTGTCAGGAAATGAAATAGGAGACTCAGGTGTGAAGCTCTTTTCAAGAGTACTGGAAAATCCTGCATGCAAACTGGAAACTCTTTG GCTGAAGAGCTGTGGTACCACTTATGAAGGGTGTGAAGCTCTGGTCACAGCTCtcagatcaaacccctcacacctaaAAGTGCTGTCTCTCTATGGGAATGAGATTGGGACATCGGGAGCGAAGCTGCTAACCGCCTTGAAGGATAATGATAAATACAAACTGGATACCATAGA atatGGTTCAGCAATTGAGAACACCTGA
- the LOC127495663 gene encoding IgGFc-binding protein: MVDGLVFNLPLDLHDGRVRVRESGNAVFLETDFGLRVSYDWDSRVDLQLPSSYYGVVCGLCGNFNGNAGDELRNPAGNLLPSLYQWAKSWRAEDNVTSACHDGCENGCPVCAPHIRALYETDDFCGVLTSTGLSVFNACYAKVNPQAFQQSCVYDLCFSNGDRRILCQALETYVTRCRQEGVIITDWREKFNCSMSCPPNSHYEACASPCPVTCPYPDQQHYCTDTCVEACVCDSGFVLSAGACVPTNQCGCSFEGAYYQQGQTFWADDQCHRLCECDRNLRVVVCRESSCASGESCSVVNGSRGCQPMSSAVCVASGDPHYHTFDGLRFDFQGTCVYQLAALCIDKEALVPFNVTVQNEHRWSREVSFTKTVNVSVNRFTITMTREHPYQILFDGQLAELPFLMQDVFIVFRSGNTAVLKTNFGLQVTFDWSSVVRVTLSNNYSGAVCGLCGNFNGVVQDDLAMRNGIMAPNASSLGQSWQVAATPECSSAGCLGIGCSTCPATQRENARRYCEIITNQTGPFRECHAQIDPGSYVEDCIFDTCHFQGHQAVLCDAVAAYASACQSQSVTVHPWRNATFCPPSCPPNSHYNLCAPGCTETCVNLSELNCSRPCAEACQCDHGYILSGQTCVPQAECGCFYQGRYYNQHQMFYVHEQCLELCRCGENGTVSCQTSSCGPGEACRVVNGVLGCHPVSYGRCVATGDPHYFSFDGRRFDFQGACAYTLAKVCDQIGGRLINFSVDTTNEQIGNIGVSVIKNVTVTVYNLTITIRRGERWRVIVNNEFVNLPSSLGHQVTINQVGFTVIVQTDFGLRVLYDASYHAEVHVPSNYQGRICGLCGNYNGNPADDFLLPNGTQSSSVDAFGQAWALPENGVQCRGGGSQKQCTETEAERYSRDDACGLMATAAGPFSACHGWVNPQPHVINCVFDMCIMDGDRAILCQNLQAYAIICQQAGIQIMPWRNISFCPANCPANSHYVQCSNNCANTCASLSGSVNNCPYICTEGCQCDEGLLSDGDKCVSVGDCGCVHNGKYLKVGEVSLTDDMKCVCHSAGVLECVKQACATGDICDVQDGKQDGYPEQGHCVFDADDQLLSFDGVKGTVGRPGAFQMAFLCDQESPDWFRVVLDALACARNDPSNVTMVHVFFQDMIITVNNRRHSWVNGKKVSYPFMPKDGVSVSYSNEAVVIEKMSTMRLTYSVTEGVVLSVNRDLTHKVCGACGNFNGDAADDMRTSDGRNSTMVSLVVSSWQAEDFFTCDV; the protein is encoded by the exons ATG GTGGATGGTTTGGTGTTTAATCTTCCACTTGATCTTCATGATGGCCGTGTGAGGGTGCGAGAGAGTGGTAATGCTGTGTTTTTGGAAACTGATTTTGGTCTGCGCGTCTCTTATGACTGGGATTCAAGGGTCGACCTGCAGCTGCCTAGCAGTTACTATGGAGTTGTGTGTGGCCTGTGTGGAAATTTCAATGGTAATGCTGGAGATGAGCTGAGAAACCCTGCTGGAAACCTACTGCCAAGTTTGTACCAGTGGGCCAAGAGCTGGAGAGCAGAAGACAATGTCACATCTGCATGCCATGATGGCTGTGAGAACGGCTGTCCTGTTTGTGCTCCTCACATTCGTGCCCTGTATGAAACAGACGATTTCTGTGGTGTCCTGACTTCTACAGGTCTGAGTGTCTTTAATGCATGTTATGCTAAAGTGAACCCACAGGCCTTCCAGCAAAGCTGTGTGTATGACCTGTGCTTCAGTAACGGAGACCGAAGAATTCTCTGCCAGGCTCTGGAGACCTACGTCACTCGGTGTCGACAAGAGGGCGTCATTATTACAGATTGGAGAGAGAAATTCAATTGCT CTATGAGCTGCCCACCGAACAGTCATTATGAGGCCTGTGCGTCTCCGTGTCCAGTAACATGTCCGTACCCAGATCAGCAGCATTATTGCACTGACACCTGTGTGGAAGCCTGTGTTTGTGACAGCGGTTTTGTCCTCAGTGCTGGCGCTTGTGTGCCCACCAATCAATGTGGCTGTTCTTTCGAAGGCGCCTACTACCAGCAAGGCCAAACGTTCTGGGCAGATGATCAATGTCATCGGCTTTGTGAGTGTGACCGTAACTTGAGAGTCGTGGTGTGTCGTGAATCTTCCTGCGCCTCTGGTGAGAGTTGCTCAGTTGTTAATGGAAGTCGCGGCTGTCAGCCAATGAGCTCTGCTGTATGTGTAGCTTCAGGAGACCCACATTACCACACATTCGACGGACTTCGTTTTGACTTCCAGGGAACATGCGTGTATCAGTTGGCAGCCCTGTGCATTGATAAAGAGGCTCTTGTACCTTTTAATGTGACCGTTCAGAATGAACATCGTTGGAGCAGAGAAGTGAGCTTCACTAAAACTGTCAATGTGTCTGTGAATAGATTCACCATCACGATGACCAGAGAACATCCGTATCAAATACTG TTTGATGGCCAGTTAGCAGAACTTCCCTTTTTGATGCAAGATGTGTTTATAGTTTTCCGCAGTGGTAACACTGCTGTGTTGAAGACAAACTTTGGTCTCCAGGTGACCTTTGACTGGTCCAGTGTGGTGAGGGTCACTTTGTCTAACAATTACAGCGGTGCGGTGTGTGGCCTTTGTGGGAACTTCAATGGTGTGGTTCAGGATGATCTTGCAATGCGCAATGGTATCATGGCACCCAATGCCAGTAGTCTGGGACAGAGCTGGCAGGTTGCCGCAACACCTGAATGTTCATCAGCTGGTTGCCTTGGCATTGGATGCTCAACCTGCCCTGCAACCCAGAGGGAGAACGCCCGACGCTATTGTGAGATTATCACAAACCAGACAGGACCTTTCAGAGAATGTCACGCCCAGATTGACCCCGGATCTTACGTAGAGGATTGCATATTCGACACCTGCCACTTCCAAGGACATCAGGCTGTGTTGTGTGACGCAGTGGCAGCCTATGCTTCTGCATGTCAGAGTCAAAGTGTCACAGTTCACCCGTGGAGAAATGCTACTTTCTGcc ctccTTCCTGCCCACCCAACAGCCACTACAACCTCTGTGCTCCAGGCTGTACTGAGACCTGCGTTAATCTCTCTGAGCTCAACTGCAGCAGACCCTGTGCTGAGGCCTGCCAGTGTGATCATGGGTACATCTTGAGTGGCCAAACCTGTGTGCCACAAGCAGAATGTGGCTGCTTCTATCAGGGACGTTATTACAACCAACACCAGATGTTTTACGTACATGAGCAGTGCTTGGAGCTCTGCAGGTGTGGAGAAAATGGAACCGTTTCCTGCCAGACATCAAGTTGTGGGCCAGGAGAAGCTTGCAGGGTGGTGAATGGAGTATTAGGATGCCACCCTGTCAGTTACGGAAGATGTGTGGCCACTGGTGACCCTCACTATTTTTCTTTCGATGGCAGGAGGTTTGACTTTCAAGGTGCATGTGCTTATACACTTGCTAAGGTGTGTGATCAGATCGGAGGACGGCTGATTAATTTTTCTGTGGACACCACGAATGAGCAGATTGGAAACATAGGGGTTTCTGTCATCAAGAACGTGACTGTGACTGTCTACAACTTGACAATTACCATCAGACGAGGTGAACGCTGGAGAGTCATC GTAAACAATGAGTTTGTCAACCTCCCTTCATCGCTTGGCCATCAAGTCACCATTAACCAGGTTGGTTTCACTGTGATAGTGCAAACTGATTTCGGCTTGAGAGTTCTGTATGATGCCAGTTACCATGCAGAAGTCCATGTACCCTCAAACTATCAAGGCAGAATATGTGGCCTGTGTGGCAACTACAATGGCAACCCAGCTGATGACTTCTTGTTGCCCAATGGGACCCAAAGCTCCAGTGTAGATGCGTTCGGACAGGCATGGGCATTGCCGGAAAATGGTGTTCAGTGCCGAGGCGGAGGTTCCCAGAAGCAGTGCACTGAGACAGAAGCTGAGAGATACAGCAGAGATGATGCCTGTGGCCTTATGGCAACTGCCGCCGGTCCTTTCAGTGCTTGTCATGGTTGGGTGAATCCTCAGCCCCATGTGATTAACTGTGTATTTGACATGTGTATTATGGATGGAGATAGAGCTATACTATGTCAAAATCTTCAGGCTTATGCCATTATCTGCCAACAAGCAGGGATACAAATCATGCCATGGAGAAATATTTCATTCTGCC CGGCCAATTGTCCAGCTAACAGTCACTATGTACAGTGCTCTAATAACTGTGCCAACACCTGTGCCAGCCTTAGTGGGTCCGTTAACAACTGCCCATATATTTGCACGGAAGGCTGTCAGTGTGATGAAGGTTTGCTCTCAGATGGTGATAAGTGTGTGTCTGTGGGAGACTGCGGATGTGTCCATAATGGCAAATATCTAAAG GTTGGGGAAGTCTCACTGACTGACGACATGAAGTGTGTGTGTCATTCCGCCGGGGTGCTGGAGTGTGTGAAACAAGCCTGTGCCACAGGAGATATCTGTGATGTTCAGGATGGCAAACAAGATGGTTACCCTGAGCAAGGCCACTGTGTATTTGATGCAGATGACCAGTTGCTGTCATTTGATGGTGTAAAGGGGACGGTTGGCCGGCCAGGGGCCTTTCAAATGGCTTTCTTATGTGATCAAGAGTCTCCTGACTGGTTCCGTGTGGTGTTAGATGCACTTGCATGTGCCAGGAATGATCCTAGTAATGTGACAATGGTCCACGTCTTCTTCCAGGACATGATCATCACAGTCAACAATCGCCGACACAGCTGG GTGAATGGAAAGAAGGTCTCGTATCCCTTTATGCCTAAAGACGGGGTGTCAGTCTCATACAGTAATGAGGCTGTCGTCATTGAGAAGATGTCTACCATGAGACTGACTTACTCTGTCACTGAAGGAGTCGTGTTATCCGTAAACAGAGACCTGACACACAAAGTTTGTGGCGCCTGTGGCAACTTTAATGGAGACGCTGCAGATGATATGAGAACTTCTGATGGGAGAAACTCCACTATGGTGTCTCTGGTTGTATCATCCTGGCAGGCTGAAGACTTCTTTACATG TGATGTGTAA
- the LOC127495500 gene encoding IgGFc-binding protein-like yields MGAVCGLCGNYNGNPEDDLTIRGTTLPSSGPVEFGASWLVAEIPDCVHGCTDSCLDCDPAKKSLYETSDFCGLLRDPQGPFNDCQIVLNPAPFFEDCVYDVCLYNGRRDILCQSITAYVSACQAMGKTISPWRTAEFCGVQCPVHSHYELCGSGCEVTCHSLAPPTDCRSRCTEGCVCDQGYIRSGDRCVPLSQCGCLYGNRYYLLYQQFYPGNNCEEVCTCSADGQVVCKKLSCGPYEKCELVDGVRRCQPIGNAVCEAAGDPHYTSFDGKHFDFQGTCTYVLSQSCGLERTSLTPFSIQVENERWWPSSIVTVTKQVALTVYGSTLIIRQNEPQILVSGGLSAFVLPKLLHEAPIMPDDM; encoded by the exons ATGGGTGCCGTCTGTGGCCTCTGTGGGAACTACAATGGAAATCCAGAAGATGATCTGACCATCAGAGGAACAACATTACCTTCCTCAGGACCAGTGGAGTTTGGTGCCAGCTGGCTTGTAGCCGAGATCCCAGACTGTGTCCATGGCTGCACAGACAGTTGTCTGGATTGTGACCCGGCCAAAAAGAGTTTGTACGAGACGTCTGATTTCTGTGGGCTGCTACGTGACCCACAGGGGCCATTCAACGACTGTCAAATCGTGCTGAACCCTGCTCCATTTTTTGAGGATTGTGTTTACGACGTCTGCTTGTATAACGGAAGGAGAGATATACTGTGCCAGTCCATAACGGCATATGTATCTGCCTGTCAGGCGATGGGAAAGACCATCAGCCCCTGGAGAACTGCTGAATTCTGTG gtgttcagTGTCCTGTTCACAGCCACTATGAGCTCTGTGGTTCTGGTTGTGAAGTCACATGTCATAGTTTGGCTCCTCCCACTGACTGTCGTAGCCGCTGTACGGAGGGCTGTGTGTGTGACCAGGGCTACATCAGGAGTGGCGACCGCTGCGTCCCCCTCTCTCAGTGTGGCTGTCTCTATGGCAACCGCTACTACTTGCTTTACCAACAGTTCTATCCTGGCAATAACTGTGAGGAGGTGTGCACATGTTCAGCGGATGGCCAG GTGGTCTGTAAGAAGTTATCTTGTGGCCCCTATGAGAAGTGTGAGCTGGTGGATGGCGTTCGCAGATGCCAGCCAATCGGCAACGCTGTTTGTGAAGCTGCTGGAGACCCACACTATACGTCCTTTGACGGGAAGCACTTTGATTTTCAGGGCACCTGTACATACGTCCTGTCCCAATCCTGTGGCCTTGAAAGGACCAGCCTGACCCCTTTCTCTATCCAGGTGGAGAATGAGAGATGGTGGCCCAGTAGCATAGTCACTGTTACCAAGCAAGTGGCCTTAACCGTCTATGGCAGCACCCTGATCATAAGACAAAACGAGCCCCAGATCTTGGTAAGTGGTGGTTTGTCTGCTTTTGTTCTTCCGAAGCTGCTCCATGAAGCTCCCATAATGCCTGATGATATGTGA